One window of the Pseudochaenichthys georgianus chromosome 21, fPseGeo1.2, whole genome shotgun sequence genome contains the following:
- the LOC117466620 gene encoding C-X-C chemokine receptor type 4-like, with protein MDSPAAHTQTHTGSNVSFQRLVNMDLDMDVTYQMFENSTDNFSESGDFEFGDEPCGRALSSNFSKIFLPTVYGIIFVLGVIGNGLVVVVMGYQKKVKTMTDKYRLHLSVADLLFVLTLPFWAVDAASSWYFGGFLCVSVHTIYTVNLYSSVLILAFISLDRYLAVVRATNSQATRKLLASRVIYVGVWLPAAVLTVPDLVFARVRTGSSNIHFFDDSIETADSRIICQRFYPQDSNVIWTVVFRFQHILVGFVLPGLVILICYCIIIAKLSQGTKGQALKKKALKTTVILILCFFTCWLPYCVGIFLDNLIMLNVVTPSCLLQQAVEKWISITEVLAYFHCCLNPILYAFLGVKFKKSAKSALTAGSRSSQKVTLMTKKRGPISSISTESESSSVLSS; from the exons ATGGATAGccctgctgcacacacacaaacacacactggtTCTAACGTCTCTTTTCAACGACTGGTAAACATGGACCTAGAC atggATGTGACCTATCAGATGTTTGAGAACAGTACTGACAACTTTTCAGAGTCTGGAGACTTTGAGTTTGGAGATGAGCCATGTGGCCGAGCCCTCAGCAGCAACTTCAGCAAGATCTTCCTGCCGACCGTTTACGGAATTATATTCGTCCTGGGAGTCATTGGCAATGGATTAGTGGTAGTTGTCATGGGCTACCAGAAAAAGGTCAAAACGATGACGGACAAGTACCGGCTCCATCTCTCCGTGGCTGACCTCCTGTTCGTCCTCACGCTGCCCTTCTGGGCCGTGGATGCAGCCAGCTCCTGGTACTTTGGCGGTTTCCTCTGTGTGTCAGTGCACACGATCTACACGGTGAACCTGTACAGCAGCGTGTTGATCTTGGCCTTCATCAGCCTGGACAGATACTTGGCAGTTGTGCGGGCCACCAACAGTCAAGCTACAAGGAAGCTTCTTGCGAGCAGAGTGATCTATGTGGGAGTGTGGCTGCCTGCTGCTGTGCTGACTGTACCTGACCTTGTGTTTGCCAGAGTGCGCACAGGGTCGTCCAACATCCACTTTTTCGACGATAGCATAGAGACTGCAGACTCCAGGATCATCTGCCAGCGCTTTTACCCGCAGGACTCCAACGTCATATGGACAGTTGTTTTCCGCTTTCAGCACATCCTGGTGGGCTTTGTTCTTCCCGGGCTGGTCATCCTCATCTGCTACTGCATCATCATCGCCAAGCTGTCGCAAGGCACCAAGGGCCAGGCGCTGAAGAAGAAAGCGCTGAAGACCACGGTCATCCTCATCCTTTGTTTTTTCACCTGCTGGCTGCCCTACTGTGTTGGTATCTTCCTGGACAACCTGATCATGCTGAACGTGGTGACTCCCTCCTGTTTGCTGCAACAAGCTGTGGAGAAGTGGATTTCTATCACAGAGGTGCTGGCTTACTTTCACTGCTGCTTAAACCCCATCCTCTATGCTTTCCTGGGAGTAAAGTTCAAGAAATCAGCCAAGAGTGCACTGACAGCCGGCAGCAGATCCAGTCAAAAGGTGACACTCATGACCAAAAAGAGAGGGCCAATTTCCTCAATATCCACTGAGTCGGAGTCCTCAAGCGTTTTGTCAAGTTAA